One part of the Candida albicans SC5314 chromosome R, complete sequence genome encodes these proteins:
- the CBP1 gene encoding Cbp1p (Corticosteroid binding protein; transcription induced at late log-phase or upon adherence to polystyrene; not induced by corticosterone; contains a possible NAD/FAD binding region; regulated by Nrg1, Tup1; Spider biofilm induced) — MSRTKSTKVLIIGAGVSGLKAAETILSKSFLTGDDVLVVEAQNRIGGRLKTTDTSQSKLGINYDLGASWFHDSLNNIVLNHMINDGLLDDEKDVYFDDKDLKTFSSTGEVPIVDKKLNRVLEDIEKYIQLYFNRNLGVPDLSLRDIVAQYFEKYNRLITEEQREYCGRMMRYLEFWFGISWDRISGKYAVTTHQGRNLLNKKGYGYLVESLAKRIPESSLLLEEPVNKIIRNNKDAGKRVLVETINGLQIFCDYLIVTVPQSILSLEESSPYSIKWEPKLPQRLVESINSIHFGALGKVIFEFDRIFWDNSKDRFQIIADHTDGDLSRELTELPKPFTYPLFAVNFGRVHNGKASLVILTQAPLTNYLETHPDQAWQYYQPMLQKLSINDEPIPDPINTIVTDWTTNPYIRGSYSTMYTNDDPSDLIISLSGDFEDLGISEPYIKFAGEHTTSEGTGCVHGAYMSGIYAADCILENIFRNDVTGYTIIG; from the coding sequence ATGTCAAGGACAAAATCTACAAAGGTCCTAATTATTGGGGCCGGGGTTTCTGGATTAAAAGCTGCAGAAACAATATTGTCGAAATCATTTTTAACAGGTGACGACGTTTTAGTGGTTGAAGCCCAAAATCGAATTGGTGGCAGATTAAAAACAACAGACACTTCTCAATCTAAACTAGGAATAAATTATGATTTAGGGGCATCGTGGTTTCATGATTCATTGAACAATATAGTATTGAATCATATGATTAACGATGGTTTGTTAGATGATGAGAAAGATGTCTATTTTGATGACAAGGATCTTAAAACTTTTTCTAGTACTGGAGAAGTACCTATTGTGGACAAGAAACTAAACAGAGTATTAGAAGACATTGAAAAgtatattcaattgtattTCAATCGGAATTTAGGTGTTCCCGATTTATCCTTGCGAGACATTGTTGcacaatattttgaaaaatataatcgGTTGATTACTGAAGAGCAACGTGAATATTGTGGAAGGATGATGAGGTATTTGGAATTTTGGTTTGGAATTAGTTGGGATAGAATTAGTGGCAAATATGCTGTAACAACTCATCAAGGAAGAAACTtgttaaataaaaaaggaTATGGCTATTTAGTCGAGAGTTTGGCCAAAAGGATACCAGAATCTTCTTTGTTATTAGAAGAACCGGtaaacaaaatcatcagGAATAATAAAGACGCTGGCAAGAGGGTATTGGTTGAAACTATAAACGGATTACAAATATTTTGTGACTATTTGATCGTCACAGTTCCTCAATCAATTCTACTGTTGGAAGAAAGCTCACCCTATAGCATTAAATGGGAACCAAAATTGCCACAAAGATTAGTGGAgtcaataaattcaatacaTTTTGGGGCTTTGGGTAAAGTAATCTTTGAGTTTGACAGAATATTCTGGGACAATTCTAAAGATAGATTTCAGATTATAGCTGATCACACAGATGGTGATTTATCTCGCGAATTGACAGAGTTACCGAAACCATTTACATATCCCTTGTTTGCTGTAAATTTTGGCCGTGTTCATAACGGGAAAGCAAGTCTAGTAATACTTACCCAAGCACCTTTGACAAATTATCTCGAGACCCATCCTGATCAAGCTTGGCAATATTATCAACCAATGTTGCAGAAACTCTCCATTAATGATGAGCCGATTCCTGATCCAATCAACACAATAGTCACCGATTGGACAACGAACCCATATATCCGTGGCTCTTATTCAACAATGTACACCAACGATGATCCAAgtgatttaataattagTTTATCAGGTGACTTTGAAGATTTGGGGATCCTGGAACCTTACATTAAGTTTGCTGGAGAGCACACAACTTCAGAAGGTACTGGATGTGTACATGGTGCCTATATGAGTGGTATTTATGCTGCTGATTGTATTTTAGAAAACATCTTTCGTAACGATGTTACTGGTTATACCATTATCGGTTAA